One stretch of Jiangella gansuensis DSM 44835 DNA includes these proteins:
- the rpsA gene encoding 30S ribosomal protein S1: MTSSIEAETPTSTAPRTTQVAVNDIGSEEDFLAAIDETIKYFNDGDIVSGTVVKVDRDEVLLDIGYKTEGVIPSRELSIKHDVDPNEVVSVGDDVEALVLQKEDKEGRLILSKKRAQYERAWGKIEEIKEADGVVSGTVIEVVKGGLILDIGLRGFLPASLVEMRRVRDLQPYVGKEIEAKIIELDKNRNNVVLSRRAWLEQTQSEVRSTFLQTLQKGQIRSGVVSSIVNFGAFVDLGGVDGLVHVSELSWKHIDHPSEVVEVGQEVTVEVLDVDMDRERVSLSLKATLEDPWQQFARIHQIGQIVPGKVTKLVPFGAFVRVEDGIEGLVHISELAERHVEVPEQVVTVGKDVMVKVIDIDLERRRISLSLKQANEGDTAAHVAEHFDPTLYGMAADYDDQGNYKYPEGFDPETNDWLEGYEKQREEWERQYAEAHARWEAHKSQIESAQEADAEAKADSPSSYSSAQPVDEGAGTLASDEALQALREKLTGN, encoded by the coding sequence ATGACGAGCAGCATCGAGGCCGAGACGCCTACCTCGACGGCCCCCAGGACCACGCAGGTCGCGGTCAATGACATCGGGTCCGAGGAAGACTTCCTCGCCGCGATCGACGAGACCATCAAGTACTTCAACGACGGCGACATCGTCTCCGGTACCGTCGTCAAGGTCGACCGGGACGAAGTCCTGCTCGACATCGGCTACAAGACCGAGGGTGTCATCCCCTCGCGCGAGCTGTCCATCAAGCACGACGTCGACCCGAACGAGGTCGTGTCCGTCGGTGACGACGTCGAGGCCCTCGTCCTGCAGAAGGAGGACAAGGAGGGACGGCTGATCCTGTCCAAGAAGCGCGCCCAGTACGAGCGCGCCTGGGGCAAGATCGAGGAGATCAAGGAGGCCGACGGGGTCGTTTCCGGCACCGTCATCGAGGTCGTCAAGGGCGGCCTCATCCTCGACATCGGTCTTCGTGGCTTCCTTCCCGCGTCGCTCGTCGAGATGCGCCGGGTCCGCGACCTCCAGCCGTACGTCGGCAAGGAGATCGAGGCCAAGATCATCGAGCTGGACAAGAACCGCAACAACGTGGTGCTGTCCCGCCGTGCCTGGCTGGAGCAGACGCAGTCGGAGGTGCGCTCCACCTTCCTGCAGACGCTGCAGAAGGGGCAGATCCGCTCCGGTGTCGTGTCGTCGATCGTCAACTTCGGTGCGTTCGTCGACCTCGGCGGTGTGGACGGCCTGGTGCACGTGTCGGAGCTGTCCTGGAAGCACATCGACCACCCGTCCGAGGTGGTCGAGGTCGGCCAGGAGGTCACCGTCGAGGTCCTCGACGTCGACATGGACCGCGAGCGCGTGTCGCTGTCGCTCAAGGCCACCCTCGAGGACCCGTGGCAGCAGTTCGCCCGGATCCACCAGATCGGTCAGATCGTGCCGGGTAAGGTCACGAAGCTCGTCCCGTTCGGCGCGTTCGTCCGCGTCGAGGACGGCATCGAGGGCCTGGTGCACATCTCCGAGCTGGCCGAGCGCCACGTCGAGGTGCCCGAGCAGGTCGTGACGGTCGGCAAGGACGTCATGGTCAAGGTCATCGACATCGACCTGGAGCGTCGCCGCATCTCGCTGTCGCTGAAGCAGGCCAACGAGGGTGACACCGCCGCGCACGTCGCCGAGCACTTCGACCCGACGCTGTACGGCATGGCCGCCGACTACGACGACCAGGGCAACTACAAGTACCCCGAGGGCTTCGACCCGGAGACCAACGACTGGCTCGAAGGGTACGAGAAGCAGCGCGAGGAGTGGGAGCGGCAGTACGCCGAGGCCCACGCCCGCTGGGAGGCGCACAAGTCCCAGATCGAGAGCGCGCAGGAGGCCGACGCCGAGGCGAAGGCCGACAGCCCGTCCTCGTACTCCTCGGCGCAGCCCGTCGACGAGGGTGCCGGCACGCTGGCGTCCGACGAGGCGCTGCAGGCGCTGCGGGAGAAGCTCACCGGCAACTGA
- the uvrB gene encoding excinuclease ABC subunit UvrB yields the protein MRAADELTRTVAPFTVVSEWDPSGDQPAAIDELEKRVSRGDKDIVLLGATGTGKSATTAWLIERVQRPTLVLVPNKTLAAQFANELREMFPNNAVEYFVSYYDYYQPEAYVPQSDTYIEKDSSINEEVERLRHSATWALLTRRDVIVVATVSCIYGLGSADEYLHRMVHLKVGDEKNREGLLRELVDVQYTRNDQNLTRGTFRVRGDTLEIIPMYDELAVRVEFFGDEIERIMTMHPLTGEVMREEQETYVAPATHYVAGRERMERAITNIEAELAERLAELERQGKLLEAQRLRMRTTYDIEMMREVGFTSGIENYSRHMDGRPAGSAPNCLLDYFPDDFLLVIDESHNTVPQIGGMYEGDMSRKRTLVDHGFRLPSAMDNRPLRWEEFLERIGQTVYLSATPGPYELGKVDSVVEQIIRPTGLVDPEVVVKATKGQIDDLIHEINLRVERDERALVTTLTKKMAEDLTDYLLERGIRVRYLHSEVDTLRRVELLRELRIGEFDVLVGINLLREGLDLPEVSLVSILDADKEGFLRSGTSLIQTIGRAARNVSGQVHMYADTITPSMQNAIDETNRRREKQLAYNAEHGIDPTPLRKRISDITQMLAREDADTESLIGGSGRAASRGKSPVPGLKSGAGAGKHAAELAGMPAADLADLIQQLSDQMHAAAAELQFELAARLRDEISELKKELRGMHEAGVR from the coding sequence ATGCGTGCGGCAGATGAGCTGACCCGGACGGTTGCCCCGTTCACGGTCGTGAGTGAGTGGGACCCGTCCGGCGACCAGCCGGCGGCCATCGACGAGCTGGAGAAGCGCGTCAGCCGGGGTGACAAGGACATCGTGCTGCTGGGCGCCACCGGTACCGGCAAGAGCGCCACCACGGCCTGGCTGATCGAGCGGGTGCAGCGGCCCACGCTGGTGCTGGTGCCGAACAAGACGCTCGCCGCCCAGTTCGCGAACGAGCTGCGCGAGATGTTCCCGAACAACGCGGTGGAGTACTTCGTCTCCTACTACGACTACTACCAGCCCGAGGCCTACGTCCCGCAGAGCGACACCTACATCGAGAAGGACTCCTCGATCAACGAGGAGGTCGAGCGGCTGCGGCACTCGGCCACCTGGGCGCTGCTGACCCGGCGCGACGTCATCGTGGTCGCCACCGTGTCGTGCATCTACGGCCTGGGCTCGGCCGACGAGTACCTGCATCGCATGGTGCATCTCAAGGTCGGTGACGAGAAGAACCGCGAGGGCTTGCTACGCGAGCTGGTGGACGTCCAGTACACCCGTAACGACCAGAACCTCACGCGCGGCACCTTCCGGGTCCGCGGCGACACTCTCGAGATCATCCCGATGTACGACGAGCTCGCCGTGCGGGTGGAGTTCTTCGGCGACGAGATCGAGCGAATCATGACCATGCATCCGCTCACCGGCGAGGTCATGCGCGAGGAGCAGGAGACGTACGTCGCGCCCGCCACCCACTACGTCGCCGGCCGTGAGCGCATGGAGCGCGCCATCACCAACATCGAGGCGGAGCTGGCGGAGCGGCTGGCCGAGCTGGAACGGCAGGGCAAGCTGCTGGAGGCGCAGCGGCTGCGCATGCGCACCACCTACGACATCGAGATGATGCGCGAGGTCGGCTTCACCTCGGGCATCGAGAACTACTCGCGGCACATGGACGGGCGGCCGGCCGGTTCCGCACCGAACTGTCTGCTCGACTACTTCCCGGACGACTTCCTGCTGGTCATCGACGAGTCGCACAACACGGTGCCGCAGATCGGCGGAATGTACGAGGGCGACATGAGCCGCAAGCGCACGCTGGTCGATCACGGGTTCCGGCTGCCCAGTGCCATGGACAACCGCCCGCTGCGCTGGGAGGAGTTCCTCGAGCGCATCGGCCAGACGGTGTACCTGTCCGCCACGCCCGGCCCGTACGAGCTGGGCAAGGTCGACAGCGTCGTCGAGCAGATCATCCGGCCCACCGGCCTGGTCGACCCGGAGGTGGTGGTCAAGGCCACCAAGGGCCAGATCGACGACCTCATCCACGAGATCAACCTGCGGGTCGAGCGGGACGAGCGGGCCCTCGTCACCACGCTGACCAAGAAAATGGCCGAGGACCTCACCGACTATCTGCTCGAGCGCGGCATCCGAGTCCGCTATCTGCACAGCGAGGTCGACACCCTGCGCCGGGTCGAGCTGCTCAGAGAGCTGCGGATCGGCGAGTTCGACGTCCTGGTCGGCATCAACCTGCTCCGGGAGGGTCTCGACCTGCCCGAGGTCTCCCTGGTCAGCATCCTGGACGCGGACAAGGAAGGCTTCCTGCGCTCCGGCACGTCGCTGATCCAGACCATCGGCCGGGCCGCGCGCAACGTCTCCGGCCAGGTGCACATGTACGCGGACACCATCACGCCGTCCATGCAGAACGCCATCGACGAGACCAACCGGCGGCGTGAGAAGCAGCTGGCGTACAACGCCGAACACGGCATCGACCCGACGCCGCTGCGCAAGCGCATCAGCGACATCACCCAGATGCTGGCCCGTGAGGATGCCGACACCGAGTCGCTGATCGGCGGGTCCGGGCGCGCCGCCAGCCGCGGCAAGTCACCGGTGCCGGGGCTGAAGTCCGGCGCCGGTGCCGGGAAGCACGCGGCAGAGCTCGCCGGCATGCCCGCGGCGGACCTCGCCGACCTGATCCAGCAGCTCAGCGACCAGATGCACGCGGCCGCCGCCGAGCTGCAGTTCGAGCTGGCGGCCCGGCTGCGCGACGAGATCTCCGAGCTGAAGAAGGAGCTGCGCGGCATGCACGAGGCCGGCGTCCGCTGA
- a CDS encoding DUF3068 domain-containing protein gives MRRSIGLVLVGLGVLLLVLAPLSRWYAYPQLAVASDETAERVSTGSDVVVLDLGAVISREGEIERSTDVRSVRRIVPDRGAGSDDTAVWETSVTTYDDLGQGATDSENVLSYLEERVAFDRHTGENVAGHGQFYTPTGERADRVEVDHTGYFFKLPFDTQRRAYEFWDSTIQDTRPLEFDGETTLDGLTVYRFVQEVEPTPVTALEVPGYLFGATGAVVADRVYSTTRTLWVEPRTGAVIKGEEEQHSYLEFEGQQGPAIVQGTIAYTPDQVAANVDEYSGTARTLEIVRTTGPLAALALGAVLVVIGAVLARRTYRGRRRAALADGPADAPDDGAVVTATSNSNVPSPARPPEAEPPAWSPPPVATRPPQERTPLQRRPVRPRPEQPVTQPEPVRPEPARSPDGALPRRPVAEQPRPPAAEQTRPAAEPRPAAEPRPAHDQHDDDDDVFDEFDDDGHSAGPVHRY, from the coding sequence ATGCGGCGCTCGATCGGCCTGGTCCTGGTCGGACTGGGCGTGTTGTTGTTGGTCCTGGCGCCGCTGTCCCGCTGGTACGCCTATCCGCAGCTGGCCGTCGCCTCCGACGAGACCGCTGAGCGGGTCTCCACCGGCTCCGACGTCGTCGTGCTCGACCTGGGTGCCGTCATCTCGCGGGAAGGCGAGATCGAACGCAGCACCGACGTCCGGTCGGTGCGGCGGATCGTCCCCGACCGGGGCGCCGGAAGCGACGACACCGCCGTCTGGGAGACCAGCGTCACCACCTACGACGACCTCGGCCAGGGTGCCACCGACTCCGAGAACGTGCTGTCCTACCTGGAGGAGCGGGTCGCGTTCGACCGCCACACCGGCGAGAACGTCGCCGGGCACGGCCAGTTCTACACGCCGACCGGCGAACGCGCCGACCGCGTCGAGGTCGACCACACCGGCTACTTCTTCAAGCTCCCGTTCGACACCCAGCGGCGCGCCTACGAGTTCTGGGACTCCACCATCCAGGACACCCGGCCGCTGGAGTTCGACGGTGAGACCACTCTCGACGGCCTGACGGTGTACCGCTTCGTCCAGGAGGTCGAACCGACCCCGGTCACCGCGCTCGAGGTCCCGGGCTACCTGTTCGGTGCCACCGGCGCCGTCGTCGCCGACCGGGTCTACTCCACCACCCGCACGCTGTGGGTGGAACCGCGCACCGGCGCCGTCATCAAGGGCGAGGAGGAGCAGCACAGCTACCTGGAGTTCGAGGGCCAGCAAGGCCCTGCCATCGTCCAGGGCACCATCGCGTACACACCCGACCAGGTCGCGGCGAACGTCGACGAATACAGCGGGACCGCCCGCACGCTGGAGATCGTGCGGACCACCGGCCCGCTGGCGGCGCTCGCGCTCGGCGCGGTGCTGGTGGTCATCGGCGCGGTGCTGGCACGCAGGACCTATCGCGGCCGCCGGCGGGCCGCGCTCGCCGACGGCCCGGCAGACGCCCCGGATGACGGCGCGGTCGTGACGGCGACGTCCAATTCGAACGTGCCGTCGCCCGCGCGCCCGCCCGAGGCGGAGCCCCCCGCCTGGTCCCCGCCGCCGGTGGCCACCCGCCCGCCGCAGGAACGCACGCCCCTGCAACGCCGGCCCGTCCGGCCCCGCCCGGAGCAGCCGGTCACCCAGCCGGAACCCGTGCGGCCGGAACCCGCGCGCTCCCCGGATGGGGCGTTGCCCCGTCGGCCCGTCGCGGAGCAGCCGCGGCCGCCGGCGGCCGAGCAGACCCGGCCGGCCGCCGAACCGCGTCCGGCCGCCGAACCGCGTCCGGCCCACGACCAGCACGACGACGATGACGACGTCTTCGACGAGTTCGACGACGACGGTCATTCGGCGGGGCCGGTTCACCGCTACTGA
- a CDS encoding TerC/Alx family metal homeostasis membrane protein, with protein sequence MDLPVWFEIGTFVVLILLLIVDLLIVTRRPHAPSIKEASLWVSFYVGLAVVFGIVLMFVGHGQASGEFFAGWLTEYSLSVDNLFIFVIIMAQFRVPRQYQQSVLMFGILTAIVMRGVFILLGAALINQFAWVFYIFGAFLIYTAVKLANQQVHHEEQEEEYENALVRRARRVLPMTPDYHGIKLRVRVEGKRLYTPMLIVFLSIASADLLFAVDSIPAIFGLTQEAFIVFTANIFALMGLRQLYFLIGGLLERLVYLSAGLAVILAFIGVKLVLHALHENNLPFINGGEPLHGVPEVSIGMSLSVIVGTLLVTTAASLLKSRSDARKAALSSASDEVVSADDAAPETHGADDHRR encoded by the coding sequence TTGGACCTGCCCGTGTGGTTCGAGATCGGGACCTTCGTGGTCCTGATCCTCCTCCTCATTGTCGACCTGCTGATCGTCACCCGGCGCCCACACGCTCCCTCGATCAAAGAGGCGTCGCTGTGGGTGTCGTTCTATGTCGGGCTGGCCGTCGTTTTCGGCATCGTTCTGATGTTCGTCGGCCACGGGCAGGCGTCGGGTGAGTTCTTCGCCGGCTGGCTCACCGAGTACAGCCTCAGCGTCGACAACCTGTTCATCTTCGTCATCATCATGGCCCAGTTCCGGGTGCCTCGGCAGTATCAGCAGTCGGTGCTGATGTTCGGCATCCTGACGGCCATCGTGATGCGCGGTGTCTTCATCCTCCTCGGGGCCGCACTGATCAACCAGTTCGCCTGGGTCTTCTACATCTTCGGCGCGTTCCTCATCTACACCGCCGTCAAGCTGGCCAACCAGCAGGTGCACCATGAGGAGCAGGAGGAGGAGTACGAGAACGCCCTCGTCCGGCGCGCCCGGAGGGTGTTGCCGATGACACCGGACTACCACGGCATCAAGCTGCGGGTCCGTGTCGAGGGCAAGCGCCTCTACACCCCGATGCTGATCGTCTTCCTGTCCATCGCCTCGGCCGACCTGCTGTTCGCCGTCGACTCCATCCCGGCGATCTTCGGCCTGACGCAGGAAGCGTTCATCGTGTTCACCGCGAACATCTTCGCCCTGATGGGCCTGCGTCAGCTGTACTTCCTCATCGGCGGGCTGCTCGAACGGCTGGTCTACCTGTCCGCCGGCCTGGCGGTCATCCTGGCCTTCATCGGCGTCAAACTCGTGCTGCACGCGCTGCACGAGAACAACCTGCCGTTCATCAACGGCGGCGAGCCGCTGCACGGCGTGCCCGAGGTGTCCATCGGGATGTCGCTGTCGGTCATCGTCGGCACCCTGCTGGTCACGACGGCGGCGAGCCTGCTCAAGTCGCGTAGTGACGCGCGCAAGGCCGCGCTGTCGTCGGCTTCCGACGAGGTCGTCTCCGCCGACGACGCCGCCCCGGAAACCCACGGAGCGGACGACCACCGGCGCTGA
- the coaE gene encoding dephospho-CoA kinase has protein sequence MLRVGLTGGIGAGKSVVSRRLAQRGATVVDADVLAREVVEPGTPGLAAVAAEFGPQVLTPDGALDRPALGKIIFADDDRRRALNAIVHPLVARRRAELVARAGAGSVVVEDIPLLVENGMTDGFPLVVVVHAPPAERRRRLVADRGMSESDALARIRAQASDEQRRAAADVWIDNSGDIADTYAVVDRLWERRLHPFAANLRAGTIAPRPAHAIVVDPDPTWADQGRRIVERVRRVAGDRAVRVDHTGSTSVQGLAAKDVIDLQVVVEDLAAARAVADDLTEAGLIRRPDRWWDVDRDGVEHDKELAGNADPDRSVNCHVRPRTSPAWRDGLLLRDWLRAHPEAVAEYATLKRELAARPHESVDAYAQLKTPWINAALGRADAWARSSGWRP, from the coding sequence GTGCTGAGAGTCGGATTGACCGGCGGCATCGGGGCCGGCAAGTCGGTGGTGTCCCGGCGGCTGGCCCAGCGGGGCGCCACCGTCGTCGACGCGGACGTGCTGGCTCGTGAGGTGGTCGAGCCGGGGACACCGGGGCTGGCCGCCGTCGCCGCCGAGTTCGGGCCGCAGGTGCTGACACCCGACGGCGCCCTCGACCGGCCGGCCCTGGGCAAGATCATCTTCGCTGATGACGACCGCCGCCGGGCTCTGAACGCGATCGTGCATCCGCTGGTGGCCCGTCGTCGCGCGGAGCTCGTGGCGCGGGCCGGTGCCGGTTCCGTCGTCGTCGAAGACATCCCGCTGCTGGTCGAGAACGGCATGACCGACGGGTTCCCGCTGGTCGTCGTCGTGCACGCCCCACCGGCGGAACGGCGGCGCCGGCTCGTCGCCGACCGCGGCATGAGCGAGTCCGACGCGCTGGCCCGGATCCGCGCTCAGGCCAGTGACGAGCAGCGGCGCGCCGCCGCCGACGTCTGGATCGACAACTCCGGCGACATCGCCGATACCTACGCGGTGGTCGATCGGCTGTGGGAACGCCGGCTGCACCCGTTCGCGGCGAATCTGCGCGCCGGCACCATCGCACCGCGCCCGGCCCATGCCATCGTCGTCGACCCCGACCCGACCTGGGCCGACCAGGGCCGGCGCATCGTCGAGCGGGTTCGGCGGGTGGCCGGTGACCGCGCGGTGCGGGTCGACCACACCGGATCCACCTCCGTGCAGGGGCTGGCCGCCAAGGACGTCATCGACCTCCAGGTGGTGGTCGAGGACCTGGCGGCCGCGCGCGCCGTCGCCGACGACCTCACCGAGGCCGGGCTGATCCGCCGCCCGGACCGGTGGTGGGACGTCGACCGCGACGGCGTGGAACACGACAAGGAGCTGGCCGGCAACGCCGACCCGGACCGGTCGGTCAACTGCCACGTCCGCCCGCGCACCTCGCCGGCGTGGCGCGACGGCCTGCTGCTGCGCGACTGGCTGCGGGCGCACCCGGAGGCCGTCGCCGAGTACGCCACGCTCAAGCGTGAGCTCGCGGCCCGGCCGCACGAGTCCGTCGATGCCTACGCGCAGCTGAAGACCCCGTGGATCAACGCGGCGCTCGGCCGCGCCGACGCGTGGGCGCGCAGCTCCGGCTGGCGGCCCTGA
- a CDS encoding maleylpyruvate isomerase family mycothiol-dependent enzyme produces the protein MSHDSGGDSAAGPVTAATDRIISTAATLDDAGLTAASLCPGWTRAHVLTHVARNADALTNLLTWARTGRETPMYPSAEARAADIEAGAGRQVDEIVADLRDSADRFVRAVMEMPDDGWERQVRRGPAGTGDPLPGRRVLWLRLRELEVHHVDLDAGYSPADWPDAFVRRALDETVRTFTRRDDVPPMTLEVDGVGTEHIGAEAPLTVTGAPAAVLAWLSGRSPGAGLRVEPAGGLPSLPAWL, from the coding sequence ATGTCCCACGATTCCGGCGGCGACTCCGCCGCCGGTCCGGTGACCGCCGCGACCGATCGCATCATCTCGACCGCAGCAACCCTGGACGACGCCGGCCTGACCGCCGCAAGTCTATGTCCGGGATGGACGCGTGCCCACGTACTCACGCACGTCGCCCGCAACGCCGACGCGCTGACCAATCTCCTCACCTGGGCCCGCACCGGGCGCGAGACGCCCATGTACCCCAGCGCGGAGGCCCGCGCGGCCGACATCGAGGCCGGCGCCGGCCGCCAAGTCGACGAGATCGTCGCCGACCTGCGCGATTCCGCTGACCGGTTCGTCCGGGCCGTCATGGAGATGCCCGACGACGGCTGGGAGCGCCAGGTACGCCGCGGCCCTGCCGGCACCGGCGATCCGCTGCCGGGGCGCCGGGTGCTCTGGCTGCGGCTGCGCGAACTGGAGGTGCACCACGTCGACCTGGACGCCGGCTACTCCCCCGCTGACTGGCCCGACGCGTTCGTCCGGCGGGCTCTGGACGAGACGGTCCGGACGTTCACCCGCCGCGACGACGTCCCGCCGATGACCCTCGAGGTCGACGGCGTCGGCACCGAGCACATCGGCGCCGAGGCGCCTCTCACCGTCACCGGCGCCCCCGCCGCCGTGCTGGCCTGGCTCAGCGGCCGCTCCCCCGGCGCCGGCCTGCGAGTCGAGCCCGCCGGTGGGCTGCCGTCGCTGCCGGCCTGGCTCTGA
- a CDS encoding MBL fold metallo-hydrolase, giving the protein MGGYTGRVQPGGTPAVHELAHLVMTKLSVGGSWDNNVYLLRCRYSGDQLIIDAAAEPERIIATCGEGPVRQIVTTHRHADHWRALDAVATATGAVTVAHADDAPAIRAGAGIAQQVRDGDRLRFGSIELEVIHLAGHTPGGIALLYDDPTGPPHLWTGDSLFPGGVGKTTSPADFAVLLADVTRKLFDRLPDETWVYPGHGDDTTLGRERPHLAEWRARGW; this is encoded by the coding sequence GTGGGCGGCTACACCGGGCGCGTCCAGCCGGGCGGCACTCCAGCCGTGCACGAGCTCGCGCACCTGGTCATGACGAAGCTGTCGGTCGGCGGCTCCTGGGACAACAACGTCTACCTCCTGCGCTGCCGCTACTCCGGTGACCAGCTGATCATCGACGCCGCGGCCGAGCCGGAACGCATCATCGCCACCTGCGGCGAGGGGCCGGTGCGTCAGATCGTCACCACACATCGGCATGCAGACCACTGGCGGGCCCTCGACGCCGTCGCCACCGCCACCGGCGCCGTCACCGTCGCCCACGCCGACGACGCCCCCGCCATCCGGGCCGGCGCCGGCATCGCGCAGCAGGTCCGCGACGGCGACCGGCTCCGGTTCGGCAGCATCGAGCTCGAGGTGATCCACCTGGCCGGGCACACGCCCGGCGGCATCGCCCTGCTCTACGACGACCCGACCGGCCCGCCGCATCTGTGGACCGGCGACTCACTCTTCCCCGGCGGCGTGGGCAAGACGACCTCACCGGCGGACTTCGCCGTGCTGCTGGCCGACGTCACCCGCAAGCTGTTCGACCGGCTGCCCGACGAGACCTGGGTGTACCCCGGCCACGGCGACGACACCACCCTGGGCCGCGAGCGGCCACACCTGGCGGAATGGCGCGCCCGCGGCTGGTGA